The proteins below come from a single Deltaproteobacteria bacterium genomic window:
- a CDS encoding ATPase, with amino-acid sequence MNTVLRQHAEQQFTEEISALAKADDRPRPPSWKLSPWAVATYILGGTLDDGFVIQPKYIGSRRLIEIAIATVATDRALLLLGLPGTAKTWVAEHLAAAISGDSTLLIQGTAGTSEESIRYGWNYATLLSKGPSRDALVPSPLMRAMQEGKLARVEELTRIPSDVQDSLITILSEKTLPIPELNDEVQAVRGFNVIATANNRDRGVNELSSALKRRFNTVILPVPDTAEEEVAIVQQRVESMGRALELPTEPPALTEIRRVVTIFRELRDGKTEDGTTKLKTPSSTLSTAEAISVVNNGMALAGHFGDGKLRAHDLAASLVGAVVKDPVQDRTVWLEYLETVVKERDGWKDLYRACREISN; translated from the coding sequence ATGAATACCGTGTTACGTCAACACGCCGAACAGCAGTTCACCGAAGAAATTTCTGCACTTGCCAAAGCCGATGATCGCCCACGCCCACCAAGCTGGAAGCTCTCGCCGTGGGCGGTGGCTACCTACATTCTTGGCGGCACGCTCGATGATGGGTTCGTCATCCAACCCAAATATATTGGCAGTCGTCGGTTAATCGAGATCGCCATTGCGACTGTAGCAACAGACCGCGCACTCCTGCTGTTGGGCTTACCGGGCACGGCGAAAACTTGGGTCGCTGAACACCTCGCCGCCGCGATCTCCGGAGATTCCACACTGCTCATTCAGGGTACTGCTGGTACTAGTGAAGAAAGCATTCGCTATGGCTGGAACTATGCGACCTTGCTTTCTAAAGGACCATCACGCGACGCCTTGGTACCGAGTCCCCTGATGCGAGCGATGCAAGAAGGCAAACTTGCACGCGTAGAAGAACTGACGCGGATTCCCTCTGATGTGCAGGACTCGTTGATCACGATTCTCTCTGAAAAGACCTTGCCAATACCGGAACTCAACGATGAAGTACAAGCAGTGAGAGGATTCAATGTCATTGCGACCGCCAACAATCGTGATCGTGGAGTCAACGAACTGTCTAGTGCGTTGAAACGTCGCTTCAATACTGTGATCTTGCCTGTACCAGATACAGCAGAGGAAGAGGTCGCTATCGTTCAACAGCGCGTAGAGAGTATGGGCCGTGCGCTTGAATTGCCAACCGAACCACCGGCACTCACGGAAATACGTCGAGTGGTAACAATCTTCCGCGAACTGCGTGATGGCAAGACTGAAGATGGAACAACCAAATTGAAAACGCCAAGCAGTACCCTCAGCACCGCAGAAGCCATCTCCGTAGTGAATAACGGCATGGCACTCGCTGGCCACTTTGGCGACGGCAAACTCCGCGCGCATGATCTCGCCGCGAGTCTGGTCGGTGCCGTGGTCAAAGATCCGGTGCAAGATCGTACCGTGTGGCTTGAGTACCTTGAGACAGTTGTTAAGGAGCGGGACGGGTGGAAAGACCTTTACCGAGCGTGTCGG